The Chiloscyllium plagiosum isolate BGI_BamShark_2017 chromosome 8, ASM401019v2, whole genome shotgun sequence genome includes a window with the following:
- the LOC122552362 gene encoding protein transport protein Sec61 subunit alpha-like 1 produces the protein MGALPQLMQSGVSYGDYFTGSYDTSVTSKANIYWQSLFALQTRSLSGVERTFVRVRESRHPAQRPAAPIEKEPLTWAIQFREKVLWTAITLFIFLVCCQIPLFGIMSSDSADPFYWMRVILASNRGTLMELGISPIVTSGLIMQLLAGAKIIEVGDTPKDRALFNGAQKLFGMIITIGQAIVYVMTGMYGDPSEMGAGICLLIIIQLFVAGLIVLLLDELLQKGYGLGSGISLFIATNICETIVWKAFSPTTVNTGRGTEFEGLIIALFHLLATRQDKVCALREAFYRQNLPNLMNLIATIFVFAVVIYFQGFRVDLPIKSARYRGQYNTYPIKLFYTSNIPIILQSALVSNLYVISQMLSTRFSGNFLVNLLGTWSDNTGGGPARAYPVGGLCPPESFSSVLDDPVHAVIYIVFMLGSCAFFSKTWIEVSGSSAKDVAKQLKEQQMVMRGHRETSMVHELNRYIPTAAAFGGLCIGALSVLADFLGAIGSGTGILLAVTIIYQYFEIFVKEQSEVGSMGALLF, from the exons ATGGGGGCATTGCCACAACTCATGCAGAGTGGAGTAAGCTACGGTGATTATTTTACTGGTTCTTACGATACCAGTGTCACTagcaaggccaatatttattggcaATCTCTCTTTGCCCTTCagacg AGGAGCCTCTCGGGCGTCGAGCGGACTTTCGTCCGAGTGAGAGAGTCCCGTCACCCAGCCCAGCGTCCCGCAGCACCGATAGAGAAAGAGCCGCTAACATGGGCAATTCAATTTAGAGAGAAAGTACTATGGACAGCAATTACACTCTTCATCTTCTTAGTCTGTTGCCAGATTCCTTTATTTGGTATCATGTCCTCAGACTCCGCAGATCCTTTCTACTGGATGAGAGTTATTTTGGCTTCAAATAGAGGTACACTGATGGAACTTGGTATTTCGCCGATTGTCACTTCTGGTCTCATCATGCAGCTTCTGGCAGGTGCAAAGATTATTGAAGTTGGTGACACTCCCAAAGACAGAGCTCTCTTCAATGGAGCACAGAAACTTTTTGGTATGATCATCACTATTGGACAAGCCATTGTGTATGTCATGACTGGGATGTATGGAGATCCATCAGAAATGGGAGCAGGCATCTGCCTACTGATCATTATTCAGCTGTTTGTTGCTGGGTTGATTGTGTTGCTGCTGGATGAACTGCTGCAGAAAGGGTATGGTCTTGGATCTGGTATCTCTCTCTTCATTGCTACAAATATCTGTGAGACCATTGTGTGGAAAGCTTTTAGCCCAACCACCGTGAACACAGGAAGAGGGACAGAGTTTGAGGGATTGATTATTGCCTTGTTCCATCTCCTGGCCACACGGCAGGACAAAGTCTGTGCTCTTCGTGAAGCCTTTTATCGTCAGAACCTGCCAAATCTGATGAACCTTATTGCCACCATCTTTGTTTTTGCAGTAGTGATATACTTTCAGGGCTTCAGAGTGGATCTCCCAATCAAGTCTGCCCGTTACCGTGGACAATACAACACCTATCCCATCAAGCTTTTCTACACCTCCAACATTCCTATCATTCTCCAGTCTGCTCTAGTCTCCAACCTGTATGTCATCTCTCAGATGTTGTCTACAAGATTCAGCGGCAATTTTCTAGTCAATCTGTTGGGGACATGGTCTGATAACACTGGTGGTGGTCCAGCCCGTGCGTATCCAGTTGGAGGTCTGTGCCCTCCAGAGTCATTCAGTTCGGTGTTGGATGACCCTGTTCATGCGGTGATTTATATTGTCTTCATGTTGGGCTCCTGTGCTTTCTTCTCCAAGACCTGGATCGAGGTGTCTGGTTCTTCTGCCAAAGATGTAGCCAAACAGCTAAAAGAACAGCAGATGGTGATGCGAGGACATAGAGAGACCTCAATGGTCCATGAACTTAACAGGTATATTCCCACTGCTGCAGCATTCGGAGGCCTGTGTATTGGTGCACTCTCAGTACTTGCTGACTTTCTGGGAGCCATTGGTTCTGGGACTGGTATCTTATTGGCAGTGACCATCATTTACCAGTACTTTGAGATCTTTGTGAAAGAGCAGAGTGAAGTGGGAAGCATGGGAGCCCTGCTCTTCTAA